In the genome of Xenopus laevis strain J_2021 chromosome 1S, Xenopus_laevis_v10.1, whole genome shotgun sequence, one region contains:
- the LOC108706830 gene encoding cytochrome b-c1 complex subunit 10 → MIARFLGPRYQQLAKNWAPVLATWGSIGAVGLIWATDWRLFLDYVPYINGKFKDEK, encoded by the exons ATGATTGCTAGGTTTTTAGGTCCTCGGTATCAGCAACTGGCAAAGAATTG GGCTCCTGTCCTAGCCACTTGGGGATCCATAGGAGCAGTAGGACTGATATGGGCCACAGACTGGAGACTGTTTCTTGATTATGTTCCATATATAAATGGAAAGTTTAAGGATGAGAAATAA